Below is a window of Lentimicrobium sp. L6 DNA.
AGTCGGCGCCCGTCAGCGATTTGGCAGAGCTTCTCTCTTTTGTACAGTCGGTAGACATCCGCCAAAGAGGAGGCCAAGGAGTACAAGCAGATGTGAGCATCAGAGGTGGCTCATTCGATCAAGTTTTAGTGTTAATCAACGGAATTCCCGTTTCTGACCCCCAAACTGGTCATTTTAATTTGAATATCCCGGTTGATATTTCCGATATTCAAAAAGTAGAAGTGCTGAAAGGCCCTGGTGCTCGAGTTTTCGGACCCAATGCCTTTAGTGGTGCCATCAACATTATTACCAAAGCTGAAGAAGGAAACCATCTATCGGCCAGGTTGATGGGTGGACAAAATGGTTTATATCATTATGGAGCTACGGGAAACTTCCAAGTGAAAAACTGGAAAACACGAGTTTCCTACGACCAGAAAGCCAGTGATGGTTATATGGAAAATACCGACTTTAAAAGCTATAATGCTTTTTTACAGTCAAGTCTACAATTGAAAGCCCTATTGATGGATGCCCAACTGGGATTTATGCAGAAGGACTTTGGAGCCAACTCTTTTTACTCTCCCAAATATCCTTTGCAGTACGAAAGCAACCAGAGCAGAAATGCAGCACTTGGGTTTCATTTTGGCAACAAGTTGAGGCTTTCTGTGCTCCCCTATTATCGTCAGCATAGAGACAATTGGCAACTCACCAGAGAGAAGCCAGAGCTCTATCAGAACTTCCACCAAACAGATGTTTACGGAGGAAGGGTAAAAATGATATTCTATTCTAAATTGGGAAAAACTTCGGTGGGATTAAATATCAAAAGAGAGCATTTGTTGAGTTCGAGTATGGGAGAAAAGCTGGACGAGCCAGAAAATATCAGCTGGGCAAAAGACCAAGAGTTTAAATATTCTTTTGAGCGCGACCATGCAGGTTTATATGTGGAACAATCTAAAGAATTGGGTAAAAAGTGGCAGATTTCACTTGGATTACTGGCCCACTGGTATTCCACTAAAGACCAAGATATCTCCGTTTATCCTGGTTTAGACATAAGCTATCAACTGAATCCAGAACTCAAATTAATAGCCTCCGCTAATCATGCCATGAGACTTCCTACATTCACTGATTTATTCTATTCTGGACCTGCTAATATGGGTAATACAGAATTAAATCCAGAGAAATCATTCACTTTAGAAATGGGTACTGAATACCAAAAAGAAGGATATCAGATTCAAGCAGCAGTATTCCGCCGTTATGGAAACGATATCATTGATTGGGTATGGCATGACACCATTTGGAGAACAGAAAACATCACAGACCTTACCACCAATGGTATAGAATTGGCCACAAGAATACAACCCGATGTATTGTGGAATGTGAAGTTTTGGAAGCAGATGAACTTAGACTACACCTATTTGGATATGAAAAAAGAAGATATAGACCTTCAGAGCAAATATGCCTTGAATAATCTTCGCCATCAGTTTAATCTGGTCTTTCAGTTTAAATTGATTAAGAATCTAAATCTTCAGATTGCATCTTCCTATAAAGATAGATTAGGCTCTTATCAAACTTATAATTTTGAGGAGTCTACGTACGAAGACCATCCTTATGAAGATTATTGGTCTATCAATGCTAAATTGAGCTATAAATACAAATCCATGGAGTTTTTTGCAGA
It encodes the following:
- a CDS encoding TonB-dependent siderophore receptor — encoded protein: MKSRSFSGPRSIHFRQWSRKAYAVFNSLKSVVKIGRLELTFSILTLAASAVVAQSATLAIPGEDVELEELEVTAQAEPLVFSQHGRMITTITKQEIESAPVSDLAELLSFVQSVDIRQRGGQGVQADVSIRGGSFDQVLVLINGIPVSDPQTGHFNLNIPVDISDIQKVEVLKGPGARVFGPNAFSGAINIITKAEEGNHLSARLMGGQNGLYHYGATGNFQVKNWKTRVSYDQKASDGYMENTDFKSYNAFLQSSLQLKALLMDAQLGFMQKDFGANSFYSPKYPLQYESNQSRNAALGFHFGNKLRLSVLPYYRQHRDNWQLTREKPELYQNFHQTDVYGGRVKMIFYSKLGKTSVGLNIKREHLLSSSMGEKLDEPENISWAKDQEFKYSFERDHAGLYVEQSKELGKKWQISLGLLAHWYSTKDQDISVYPGLDISYQLNPELKLIASANHAMRLPTFTDLFYSGPANMGNTELNPEKSFTLEMGTEYQKEGYQIQAAVFRRYGNDIIDWVWHDTIWRTENITDLTTNGIELATRIQPDVLWNVKFWKQMNLDYTYLDMKKEDIDLQSKYALNNLRHQFNLVFQFKLIKNLNLQIASSYKDRLGSYQTYNFEESTYEDHPYEDYWSINAKLSYKYKSMEFFAEANNINDVKVVEFGVAQPGLWMLGGIKYKLEL